The following proteins are co-located in the Sebastes umbrosus isolate fSebUmb1 chromosome 24, fSebUmb1.pri, whole genome shotgun sequence genome:
- the n6amt1 gene encoding methyltransferase N6AMT1, which translates to MSHTHHPTPVYSHAGRGHFRDVYEPSEDSFLLIDALERDAERLQLISPCVCLEVGSGSGVVSAFLASVLGPSALYLCTDVNPAAAECTAKTASCNNVSLQPVLTSLVETLLPRLSEKVDVLLFNPPYVVTPSEEVGGTGIEAAWAGGKRGREVTDRFLPVVAQLLSSKGLFYLITIAENDPEEIIRLLGECGLSGESCLSTRARNERLSVLRFHRS; encoded by the exons ATGTCCCACACTCATCATCCCACACCTGTGTACTCCCACGCTGGACGAGGACACTTCCGAGACGTCTACGAGCCGTCGGAGGACTCGTTTCTGTTGATTGACGCCCTGGAGAGAGACGCAGAGAGGCTGCAGCTGATCAG cccctgtgtgtgtttggaggttGGCAGTGGCTCAGGAGTGGTGTCAGCTTTTCTGGCATCAGTGCTTGGACCTTCAGCTCTATATCT ttGCACAGATGTGaatcctgcagcagcagagtgcaCAGCAAAGACAGCTTCCTGTAACAATGTTTCACTGCAGCCTGTCCTCACATCCCTG GTGGAGACTCTTCTGCCCCGTTTAAGTGAGAAAGTGGACGTCCTCCTCTTCAACCCTCCCTACGTGGTGACACCTTCAGAAGAG GTGGGCGGTACAGGTATAGAAGCTGCCTGGGCCGGCGGAAAGCGAGGGCGAGAGGTGACCGACAGATTTCTACCTGTGGTAGCACAGTTGCTCTCCAGTAAAGGGTTATTCTACCTCATTACCATTGCTGAGAACGATCCAG AGGAGATCATCCGTTTGCTGGgcgaatgtggtctgagcggaGAGTCATGCTTGTCGACAAGAGCTAGAAATGAGAGGCTGTCCGTCCTGCGCTTCCATAGGAGCTAA
- the LOC119483668 gene encoding multidrug resistance-associated protein 4-like isoform X3 gives MTLDSSTSCLSVGPLIGRKRGPERALQTARSPVLSHLSSSLQGLWTIRAFGAEERFQKAFNAQQDLHSEAWLLLLTTSRWFAVRLHGICSIFVTVTTFGCLLLRDRQMS, from the exons ATGACATTGGAttcttccacttcctgtttgtcagTCGGACCTTTGATTGGGAGGAAACGAGGACCTGAGCGCGCGCTTCAAACAG CTCGGAGTCCAGTGTTGTCCCACCTGTCTTCGTCTCTTCAGGGCCTGTGGACCATCCGAGCCtttggagcagaggagaggttcCAGAAAGCCTTCAATGCCCAGCAGGACCTGCACTCAG AGGCCTGGTTACTGTTGCTGACCACTTCTCGCTGGTTCGCTGTCCGTCTCCACGGCATCTGCTCCATCTTTGTTACCGTCACCACCTTTGGCTGCCTGCTGCTCAGAGACC
- the LOC119483668 gene encoding multidrug resistance-associated protein 4-like isoform X2, with translation MTLDSSTSCLSVGPLIGRKRGPERALQTARSPVLSHLSSSLQGLWTIRAFGAEERFQKAFNAQQDLHSEAWLLLLTTSRWFAVRLHGICSIFVTVTTFGCLLLRDHECRVF, from the exons ATGACATTGGAttcttccacttcctgtttgtcagTCGGACCTTTGATTGGGAGGAAACGAGGACCTGAGCGCGCGCTTCAAACAG CTCGGAGTCCAGTGTTGTCCCACCTGTCTTCGTCTCTTCAGGGCCTGTGGACCATCCGAGCCtttggagcagaggagaggttcCAGAAAGCCTTCAATGCCCAGCAGGACCTGCACTCAG AGGCCTGGTTACTGTTGCTGACCACTTCTCGCTGGTTCGCTGTCCGTCTCCACGGCATCTGCTCCATCTTTGTTACCGTCACCACCTTTGGCTGCCTGCTGCTCAGAGACC
- the LOC119483668 gene encoding multidrug resistance-associated protein 4-like isoform X1, with translation MTLDSSTSCLSVGPLIGRKRGPERALQTARSPVLSHLSSSLQGLWTIRAFGAEERFQKAFNAQQDLHSEAWLLLLTTSRWFAVRLHGICSIFVTVTTFGCLLLRDRAAEVRGGGAAGQLETVLAESGSNFSVGQRQPRPTWTPGQMS, from the exons ATGACATTGGAttcttccacttcctgtttgtcagTCGGACCTTTGATTGGGAGGAAACGAGGACCTGAGCGCGCGCTTCAAACAG CTCGGAGTCCAGTGTTGTCCCACCTGTCTTCGTCTCTTCAGGGCCTGTGGACCATCCGAGCCtttggagcagaggagaggttcCAGAAAGCCTTCAATGCCCAGCAGGACCTGCACTCAG AGGCCTGGTTACTGTTGCTGACCACTTCTCGCTGGTTCGCTGTCCGTCTCCACGGCATCTGCTCCATCTTTGTTACCGTCACCACCTTTGGCTGCCTGCTGCTCAGAGACC GTGCAGCTGAAGTCCGCGGTGGAGGAGCTGCCGGGCAGTTGGAGACGGTTCTGGCCGAGTCGGGCTCCAACTTCAGCGTGGGCCAGAGGca GCCACGGCCAACGTGGACCCCAG